The Silene latifolia isolate original U9 population chromosome Y, ASM4854445v1, whole genome shotgun sequence sequence gccgtagtcctccagagtgaccccggcctctccaaaaggcatgtgaaaggtcgaggtcgtgtcccagtaccgatcgaggaaagctcgaatcaggcaaagatTAGCCCAAATCTTCGTCTCCTTAATCGCCCTCCATGCCCCCACCAAAGCTCCAAAGGttcccagctcgatgatggccttctcctcctccgtcagtctctcgtaggcctccatcatcgtcgtgtagctaGAGAAGGACCTcatattcccggcctcctgtatcaattcgacgcaaagctatctttagcacagGATCAACGAGAAATTAAGCAGCAAGTGAATAAGGAAAGGTAGTAAGGAAATGACAAGTTCGAGACTTACCAAACTCCTCACCATCCTGTAAGACAGCTAgctctctgctgcccaaatgagatgtctgccatcccatttctcagcccactcgggtgcccccgctagctggcgaccaccacgtcctacgttggcccgcctcgggacctcctcgatCTCCTCCTCAACTACCTCCTCGACCACCCCCTCAAGAGCGAAAGAAGGATCGAAGTCAATGACCACGTCCACGGGagccctccctgacgtagaaggaaCGTCATCTGCAAAATTAAGGTAAATTAGGCCGGGTCAAATGACGACAACCCTCGGTGAGGGTTGTTTCAAGCCTTTTAAATCCCGAAAACGGCCTTTTCCCGCCATCTTTGCACATTTCATTCGAAACCTGGCCACTcatgtggtaaattgggtcaagacaagtctaagttcaagcctagtcacgggtttgagtcaaaatttcggcagcatttcgctataatagcaattatgccctagaaaagtgtcctgagaAAGCTGACACAAATCGAAAATCCgatatggtaggaagtttacccattacacaagggttccaaaaaccaaatttcatcaaaaatggacaatcctaaaggcattttcgaagcgattttcgaaacagctgagaaaccgtctcaatttaactcaaatgctcaatacttgacaaaaattcaaaaagaatacatggttatgttcctaccATTGCCAATTaatcatttctaatgtcaattttacaagacaaatccatttgggggaaaagccccaaattttcgacatattgGGGTAAAAGACCCTAATTTTtcgatcaaaatcaagcaaaatacAAGAATTAAAAGCTAGAATgtgatacatacctcgattagtcatgattattGGCGcgatttgatcaagttttgacggattttggttggaatttgagagagttttaataGAATTTGTGTCTTGTTATTATGAAATGAAACACGGGTTTTTGCGAGTtgttactcagacagggacaagcccgggaaaggacgcagcacctgctgcacctcttccaagagttGCAGCTCTTACTGTGCCTCTTCCCCACCTCCCTTCCatctcaattttcaaaagttcgttacaagttagttgtttgtgggcccatctttggtgtgcctcttctccaacaccatatatcatatatttggtctattGGACATTTATTTTTTGTCTGGACCCGTATTTTGTCAAGCAGACTGTGAAACGTCGTAGTATTTTATCTTCAAGCAGACTGTgaaccgtcgcagtattttatctcccagtaaggacttcgcttgcaacaacgagcggatttcgcCTTTGTCTATACCTTTTATCcaccgagagttcatgacagccgattgtacttctcgagagatggagtttgttttgaagcaGACACGAGCAGATTCccagaaatgattcaatccagacagaatcatcaacatattccccgacgagagttcgcttgagaccaacgcaaggagattcccccagcagttcctaccgacgtcctgctgccctcCATTCATtccgagaaagaagtctcaggtatgattctttcttatggctggcgagcctccttacgtattctaatggactttaaacgatcatctccgatagtcgacagactcaaaaatgttcccgacgacaggtccttggctcagaccccttgagccgcctcgcgtcgccatagtcgtcaggttgtaatcttcgattgacctgatatctatactttgactttcgccttgtctaagcctcagtcaaagtgggggctctgtagatacctcatttccgcacctcccgcaaaccacccggtgatgattaggccgcatgtttggtacacggaaggATTTATgataattcgtaagtttatcgtcaagtgatagcttaaatacttgtgtctaccccttgatcgtcatctacgcgccattacggtcgttttgacagtaattagagttcatttggagtccgggtcaaaaacgcttcattttctaataaaccgtttaaaaggTCGAGTCTaaaatattccggatatttttattccataaattaattttatatcttttggcaaaatataccccaaaaatcttattttaaggaataaggaagtagagatccaccgcaattccataaaagaaacgcgaaattctttcttccgcaggaggaaacctctggggaaaggacgcagcacctgctgcgcctcttccaaaggtcgcggcagccactgcgcctcttccccaactcttttctgcgtgttttgagattttttccgtgatttctttccaaagtttgagtcattccataactctccatattttctagtataaatagggaccttcgttccacatatttttcacgcgagtgtccgcccttctcttctccctttgcattctaagaccgtgctttaagcttttgacgtctacgtgcttgatcaatcgaccatgtaagctcagatcattctgagtactagTCACGttacatgaccgaccaatttgaccactacacatcaatcaattaatctaaatcctcttacgagggcactttcatcatacattcgagtcgagcaatcactaaaacgataacttagttaatctcatttcgtcaaacatgtaagtctgagggtgtaaatcccatctttattattgtatttcatttttgtatcaattaatgtaagatttacgtcaaaagtatgtttaaaatCGACTTATAAAACCCTATTATCAAACTGTTCTTACGGATTAACAgtgggcagacgtcgagaagaaacgcagcaactgttgcgcctcttcgaagagtcgcagcatctactgcgcctcttccagaggctgttGCAGTtcctactcttcttcttcttcctcggttctctgatgatttcgtccttttgttttgttctttgttttctttctttcattcaaATATAATAAATCTTTTAATacatattcttaataattatGCTTTGGTTTACGGTTCAAATCCCTTATAattgatatttgcgggttttcgccattaaatcaaacccgggttttagagactcgattcgttcatatcaagtttctgagatTCTTCTTCGTACATGTTTTCAGTTTATTTCCAGTTTGTCACGCCTTTCAACTCGTTTCCGTCTTCATAAATTTAACCTAGTTTGACATAACTCGCTTTAATTAgcctttaattcgttttaattagtCTTAATTCGTTCTTATCGCTTTTACGACGATTTCATATGTTAATAATACgataaatcactttcatccgagtcaaatatcaacaaTCAACCATTAAAATTGCCAACGAACATTAAACAACACGCAGATCCGACTTCACGGCCGAACTCACCAGAATGGACGCGGTGACCCTGCGCCTCTTCAAGGGACGCAGCAATCTTTGCTTTGTTCCGGGTGATTTGCCTctcgaacttccgttcttgctttgacctaattccttaattacgtaattaatcaactattaatcgtaatatcacccttaatctgtccatattttctaacctaGTTTATTTTCCTTTACTTTTCTCAAGTtgtccgtcttaagtatatttttgacgtaaatcattaaatcgttgtaatttattgtaattttaattatcgcaatttatttattgtattttattattgtatgatttatttacttgtttttcacatgtaatcaatcctaaaccctaatttgacattaatgagtgctaattagttgctcaccgacttagttaattctcacatgctaggatcaaaacgttggatgttgcaatgcatgcatataatcgacaacatatcgagtatgaataacttccctaatcattagtagaggccgctatcgaggcgggcgggattaggtgtttagTAAAAGgactttctaatacgtaccctcaccccttactccagatctctgtgaacatccgtgttcattggcatccacgagagtcattctagacatagaatgctaagggtaacgagttcttagtgttcatgtcactactttgtatcttgacatgacacgaggtattcgaacggttccaatttcccataaaaattggtggcgactccacaaatacaaaagcttgttcccaagcgcccccgtgggcccctcgTGTCCACACTCCCGTAACCTCGCCTCCTCCAAATCACTACGAACGTGACCGGGAGTAGGCATCATAACCATGCGAGACGGCTCTCGAAGTGGCGGTGGCTCTTGGTTGGCCTGCTTAACACGCAAATGACGCTTCGACATCGTAACAATCCGCCCATCGGTGCGGTCGTGTACGGGTGGCGGAGGCAGAGTTTGCATGATGGCCTTTCCTCTCTCATTTCGATCTCCCATCTgcattaataaaataaaagttgttagaaaacacactaatcgactagaaaacttataaaataaaaaaaaccggCATATAATAGCAAAAAACgcggtttttaaaaaaaaattgaacgtACCATGGTCAAAAGTTGACATTCAACAATCGACCATGGACGAAAGTTGAATCTTAACGTTTGACCATGAACGAAAGTCGAAATTCAACAATCGACCATGGACCAAAGCTGAGTCCCAACGTTGGAACCATGGACAAAAGTTGAATCTCAACAtttgaccatggccaaacgttgAAACCCAACGTTGGAACCATGGCCAAAAGTTGAAATCTAACGTTTACCATGGACAAATGTTAGAACCCATCGTTTCCCATGGTTCAAACGTTGAACCTCAACGTTTCTCAATGGTTCAAACGTTGGATCTCAACTTTTGATCCATGGTCTTAGTAAGATCCAATCACGAACTTTGGTTTTAATATTTTGGTCAATATCGTATTTATAAAATGTACTTATATAACATAAATTTATATTTTGCTTGCATTTTTATAAAATaatccgtgcattttttgcacctGTATAAAACTAGTTGTTATATATGTAAACTCAGCTGTACTTTAGAATCAGTTACTTTAGCAAGTAACTTTGTTCCGAGTATACCATTATCAGGTGAAATCAAAGTCCCAATTCAGTTTTGGTAGAATGATTATGGCCTTTGGACTTTGGTCAATCGGACGGAAGTAAGAGTGATATCGAGGGTTGTATTTATTACTCCGTAAGAATTTTTCGTATGCACGTATATTCCAGTGGAATTTGAGATAAGGCTCAAGTGAATGCAACATTTGTCGGGTTAATATCTGCCAGTTATAGGGCAAATTGGCTGCCTTTTGGGTCATTTTGAATTTTGATACATGGCCAATTGGATGTCAGTTATTCAGACGGCTTAGTTTTGCCAAGTCTACCAACACTTAAAAATTAGAATTTTGCCTCAGATAACTGTGAACAAAATGGAGACGAGGGCGACCATTGACATATAACACAGCCCTGAATAATTCAGGTAACTAAAATGCTTGGATCTTACAAAACATGAGGTTCAGTTTAGGCTAATCCCAGGCTGCAGAAGATCGAGATTAAAATAACATTACATACAAAGAAGAATCTCAGATAAGAGCCTTTTAGGCTGCTACTGCTATCTCGGTTTCTTTCTTATTCTTCATCACTTCCTTCCACTTCTCTGCACTGTCGATTATCTCCCCTGTCTTTATGAGGTACCGAACTTTGCTTCCATCCTCGAGGACTTTATGGCCTACTCGACTAGTCACTTCTTTCTCTTTCGAGTACAACATCACATTTGAACTGTGAACCGGCCCCTCAATCTGGCATAGAGAGACAACGATCTCATTAGCTTGATAGTATCATAATATTTACTTAAATCTGTCCACTATTATTACCTGTCTTCTGCATTTCTTCAGAAATGGTTACCAAGAATTCACTGGCAGACCCAGGGTTTCATCATAAGGGGGCACTATTTTTTGTTAAGGTGATCCTAACCTTGATATAATCCTTCGCAGaccgtatttttttttttttggtgacgagggaacccgctagagctggcaagtctgacccgaacctgagcaaacccgacccgacccgaccccgaaaatattgtgacccgaaaccgacccgacccgacccgatgacgacccgtaacccgacacgacccgattatcagtgacccgaacccgacccagacccgacccgatattgacccgacccgatactgacccgattaaattgatgacccgacaattattaagcttaattttgatcgaaatgaaagtgattttgtgtttagattgatatgtttgacttagtaatgaattaattaaaccaaataataggttaaaactaaatttaatggtaaaaaattatagtaatgcgattaagttaccggacccgataatgacccggcccaaacccgacccgacacatcatttgacccgaaatgacccgacccgataacgacccgaacccgacccgactcgacccgaaagggtatgctgacccgatatgacccgaacccgatatgacccgacccgacgtgacccgacccaaacccgacccgactgacccgatttCCACCTCTAGAACCCGCAGCCACTACCTTCGGTGCGCACTTGATAAACCCTCGGGTATATGCGATAGCCTTGCAAACCaaccacgtataccaggtaaGCCACCCGAGGGTGACAGACTCGAAGTCTATAAGGGATGGACTCAGGCTAAGAATGctccacaagattttgctcttggggaggcttgaacctgggtctcctggaatttcacccaagttttaactACTAGACTCCACCCTTGCGTGCAGTCACAGACTCCACccaagttttttttttggtaagacATACCGTATTTTTACCAATatgattttaatgaaaaaatgaCGGATCCAATTAATGCTATTTGATACTATCCTTTGGCCACTTCACATTGGAAACTGAAGCAGTTACATAAGCACTTAATTAGAACTAAATATGTAGAATCACTAAAAATTTCAGAACAGCTACATGGAGGAATTGAACCTAGCCTTTTTTGCCCAAACACCGACAAACACACAATTGGACCAACATATATTCAGTATCATTGATGGTTGATTCTCAGGTGTCAAACTAGGAGCAACTAGGCCACCACAAATCTAAAACGATAAGCTATTTGTGCTTGGGGAACTAACGTTAACCAAGCTTGGTATCGCATCAAACAAATCACTGATTTCTCGTTATCATTACATGGAATGAAAGCAAAAAAAAGGTACTTCATAGAAATCAATAAACACAGTTAAGCATACCTTGATAATCTGACCTGGCTCTCCCTCCCCTTTGGCTTTCATATGCTTTGTTTTCAagttcacatccttgataattaTCGTGCTTTTATGTTTGTATAGTTTAGTTACCTCTCCAGTTTTACCTTTTTCACTTCCAGATATTACTTTTACAGTATCTCCAATCTTGACATGCATTTTATGAACTATTGGAAGACTGTTTGGTTTGCAGTCTTTCCTCTCCCAGTGCTTGAGCTACATCACAAAGAAATAAATGATTATACCGGAAATGATTATGATAACCCTAAATATTAAAACCAAAGTTCGTGATTCACTTATCAGAAAATGAATCATACTATATAATAAAAGCCTGAGACAAGTAATACACAATCATGATTTGTGTTACATAGAACCAAAACTGAACTGGATATTCTTTGGCTTCAGAACATGACAAATTAAGCAAGATCACTTTACTAAATTGCATCTGCTTCTTATATTATGAGATAACAGCTGGTTGATAAAATTTTCAACGCAAACTTCATTTGGGGTAACCCGAAACAATCTAATGATGTTTTCAATTATAAGGTTATGTCCAACCGACCCCCCACCCGGTCATCTTCATGAACTTTGAGGCACTTGGGTAATGTTATTGTAAAACTGTTTTTAAACAAACTTCGTACAAGTCTACCAGATAGGCCACCACACAAGGAATGTTGAAAACCATTCCCAATTTCCCATGGGTAAACTCAGTCTCATACAAGTTGAAATACTGAATTCGTTGCTTCTGTGCAGTGCCAAATTATGCTGTTTGTACAAGCAGCTTTCAGAAAGACAAACTTCTAAAACTACTTTTCCAATCAACATGTTTTCTAAGACATTAGACAATGAAGACGGAGATGATGTACTGACAACCCATGGAGTGAACATTACTGGGCAGAAGAAAAAAAATTGTACTAATTCAAAAGTGATTGACAAAGTCCAGTACCCTCTTACACATGTTAAGACAGCTTTTTTTCCATTGAATCCTCTGTTCAAGTGAACACTTTTTGTGATTATTGGGTGGGTAGCCTGGTAGTCGGCTTCCCACCTTCAAACTCAGCGGAGGTCATGGGATTGATTCTCATGTTGGACGTTCCCCTTGCCCCCCTCCCCGGGAAGGCCTAAAACTCACTCTCCACATGGGGAACTTACCAACAATAGTAACCTCATCGACAACAACAAAGCCTCAAAAATACATTTGGATTGGCCAACATATCATCATTTGAAACCGTCAATGACGGGTAAAAGTTTACggaaaaagggggggggggggggaaggaaAGCAAGATATATAGTCAATTTGCCAATAACGATAAGAAAGTAAATGTTGACAGAAGGGATCAGATCAAAGAAAGTACGAAAACTAAGACAAATAATGGAACAGTATGAAGTGCTAACCTTGGCAGAAACAAGACATGGTTGATCAGTTGTTCTGACCTGGAAGTAACAGGAAAGAGATAATTAAAACAATGGCAGATATACGATTTTTCAATTATAGTAGGAAGTGCATCATGTCCATTAAACTTTAATCAACATTCAATTGCTCTTTTATGCATTCAGATGCAGCTCAATATCTAATCTAGCATTCTAGCCTCACTAGTCAGAAGCTGAGCATAACCATTTAATCCATCAGGTCTTTACCCAAGTTTATCTACTAATCAAATGACAAAAAATCTTAATAAACACGATCCAAAATGACCTGACTCAAACCGAAGGACTCGAACTGATTCGCTCACACAAACAAACTTGAAACAAGCTCAAACCCAATATGACCTAGCTCTATTCGATTTGAATAAAAATTTATACCAGAAATGACCCAATTCATACCGACTAGAATGACCAGTTAAGGACGCCTAAGTCCTAACCCTACCCCAATCCCAATGACATCGGGCAAGTAGTCCCCGCAATTGAACTCGTCTAGTAAGCTGCATATCGTAAAACACAGGATAACCAAGAAAAAATCCCTTCCAACGATGACTAATTTCCATCCACAAAAGGTTTGAATTTTTTCATCATAGTCTAGAAGCGAAAACTGATAACTTGAACCAAACTCAAACTTTAAATCACACTTGTAGCTGATGTCAACTTTCAAATTACAATGGGTATGTTTCTTCACTTGCTCAGCTGATTAAAATGAGATTCTTACAATCACAAGTAATACAACCTCAGAGAATCAAGTAAAAAAATCCAGCTTTATGATAATGACCCAAGTCCAACAAGGTTACTAACTCATTACCAATTGGTTAGAGCGTTTGAGCACATAAAAACCCGCCTCGACCCTCTTAGTAGACTTACTTCCCCTAAGAAATTAGACCCGTTTGCAAAACACGcatacaaaaaccaaaacaaaaacaagaagTGACACAATTCAACCTATACGACTGTATGTTAAACACCTGTTTGAGCATTATCAAATCAGAAAAAGTACCTGAGGAAGAATTGGACAAGAGAAGAGGCGTTGGCCTAAGAAAGAGTTAGAGgaaagagagagagaggtgaAAGAGCTTTGAAGTGCAGCCATTGCTGCCATTTTTGCTTCAATTTTGTGCTGAGTTTTGCAAAGATTGTATCGTCTCTCTTCTTTCTAAAGATGATGATAATGTTGTGGATAACATGAATTATTTGGGCTTGTCAAATAATAGCTCTTATCGTCGTCGTATGGATGTGGGCTTACTTAACTCGCACACCTAAATTGTGGGCTTCAATTTGAAAGCTTAGAGTGGATAGCCTCAATGATGAAGTGGAGTTCAGATCTCTTTGGTTTTTTCAAGTTACAGGGAAACCGAGATAGGTATCGAAAAGATCTTGTTTTTCAAGAATTAAATCTATTGACCGGAAGAGGAATAGAAGGTGAGGAGGGTGTCTTAAAAGGCACACATGATGCGCTCGAAGGTACGTCCAAACAAAAGAATATCATCGGCAAAGAGAAGGTGGAAGAAGGAAGCTCCACCTTTCccgagggggaagggggaccaatcCATATCCAAGCAAGATTGATGGATGAGGGTAGAGAGAGCCTCCATGCAAATAATGGAATGGTAGGGGGAAAATGGGGAGCCTTTTCTGATGCCCCTAGAAGGAAGGAAGTCAGGCAAGAGAGACCCGTTAAAGGAGACATGGATGGAAGTAGAAGAAGTGCAATTCATGATTAGGGAAATGGTATCAGTGTATCACCATCAATCTGTGCATGGAAGAGGCACAATTGGATGAAATCCCATTCAAGGTACACAAAAGCTTTTTCAAGGTCAAGTTTAAGGGGAAACAACCAAGTTTACTTTTAGAAACATGTATAGAGTGGAGGATCTCAGAGGCAATGATAAAATTAGTGTCCGTTCCCCTCCCAGGGCCGGTAGACTTTGCCTAATTAAGTCTACTTTAAATGTCATCCCCTCTTACACCATGCAATGCATCCGCCTCCCGACATCTATTCCGAGTGATATTGATAAACTCACTCGCTCCTCTCTATGGTCTAGTAACTCCTCCAAGAAGCTGCATTTCTTTAACTGGGACTTAGTGACTCAACCCTTGGCCCTTAGGGGCCTAGGGATTAAAGTTGCCCTCCCCGTTAATGATgtcttttctacaaaattaaGCCGGAAATTGCTTCCCGATAAGACTTCTTTTGCCTCCCTTGGCATCCGTAGCAAGAATCTGACCCCATTACCGTCTTCCTTTAGGACCGGATCCCACATTTAGCATAACGTGGGAATCGGTTTGCCTATCCTCAGAAACCACCTCATTTGGTCCATTAGGGATGGCTCTACTATTTGTCTTTGAACCGACCTATGGTCCAGTCTTGGACCATTAAGGAATATCATCTACGGGCCATTGAACCTCACCTCGGATGGTGCTAAACTCAGCTCCATCATCTCTAATGGAATTTACTCCCTTGACACTCTCGATTTCATTCTTCCCAGCCCTATCATTGACTCCTTCTTTGCCATACCCGTGCTCAGCACTAATAGCCTAAACCTAACATCCTCACCACTTCTCTTGCCCCATAGAATAAATTATCATTAGGCTCTGCCTTTGCCTCCCGTTTGAGTATTCCACCCACCCTCCCTCATTCTCGGTTGATCTTTAGTGGCTATGGGACTTGCCCACGCTACCTAGAATCAAAATCTTCCTTTCGCTTGTATGGTGGGACAAGTTACTACACAACCTCACTCTTTTTAAAAGATGTGTCCTTCCCTCTTCTTCTTGCCCCCTTTGCTTGAGTCCTTCCCTTGAGGAATCTGCAATCCATTTACTTAGCAACTGTATCCTTGTTTCCGGTGTGTGGGCCTATTTCAAAGTCTACACCTTCTTCTACCTTGATCTTCAGCCTTAGATCCATGAGAACTGCACTTCTTTTAACCCCTCGTGGCTCTATCTCTTTATCTTTATCTTGTGGCATCTTTGGACCAGACGGtgtttgatactgtcgtttcgtaccaaaaataaaatacctagattactactaacagaagtcagcggtaagtagggtcgatctccacagggaggcggtgtactatctacttgtctatttatctgtctaaatgtcacaatttgggggttgaattgattgtgttaactaaactaaagactaaagcaagggaaataaaaaggagaaattaacagaagaaaagggagtatgctaggagtcgatCTACCGTGGCAGccatcagatcttatactatcgggaatattaaggcgattagactattgataagaagagctatggtcgtcacctttcggtccttaaaccgccctagagcgtaaatgacttaactttcgccctcatttgctataccctattgtaattaagcaagccttcccttccaatctttcgatctaggtcggggttaactaaatttatggtctcctgcatgcattcattcgaccggataacagttaaattgcctaatacaattcttatcgcagggctaatctatttaatacagttaaagcatcgctaccacggcttccctaatcctaacatactagggggatttagctagacatggaattaataagagcgataaataaagagggagagggaataataaacattaaataaaaagagagaaaagagagaagaaattaTTGAAATTAAGGATCCAGGAAATAAGAGAAGAGTTGACAAGAATCAAGAATGTAGCAAAAGTGTgagagaaaaagaagaagagaagagaagagagtttACAATGACAAACTGACtccttatttataagaaaataaggtttattaaacctaatgacggaattaaacctaaaaagcccagcccgtagcaaaatccactcgatcgagcacttaaggctctcgatcgagtgatattccttagcattcctctcgatcgagaacaattcctctcgatcgagaacttctttcccttaaatcactcgatcaagaataggtagctctcgatcgagcaaattggctctcgatcgaatagaagtagttctcgatcgagcacttctcagcgcgtaattcctgcttcgcgcactgaacttcaaacggctgccatttcttcgttacttggtcaaatagggtgattccggtggcattggaaagctaaaaggacaaactttcatctccaattggaatcacctgaatatcagttgtagaactcgagatatggctcttacaagcaggaactagcaaattgaagcactctcttagctcgccta is a genomic window containing:
- the LOC141633318 gene encoding large ribosomal subunit protein uL24c-like produces the protein MAAMAALQSSFTSLSLSSNSFLGQRLFSCPILPQVRTTDQPCLVSAKLKHWERKDCKPNSLPIVHKMHVKIGDTVKVISGSEKGKTGEVTKLYKHKSTIIIKDVNLKTKHMKAKGEGEPGQIIKIEGPVHSSNVMLYSKEKEVTSRVGHKVLEDGSKVRYLIKTGEIIDSAEKWKEVMKNKKETEIAVAA